In Lycorma delicatula isolate Av1 chromosome 10, ASM4794821v1, whole genome shotgun sequence, a genomic segment contains:
- the LOC142331600 gene encoding uncharacterized protein LOC142331600, whose protein sequence is MIRSEIYKCKTRQATDCEYFLAITFKDPCKFLSSDDDVWSPFMKSVTPRITCEAKKGVYVFKNGYLDFTKASQLNVFFQNYWRIHLEIFSNKKLVYCHLLDFEMVTLNRKNRRN, encoded by the exons ATG ATTAGAtcagaaatatataaatgtaaaacacgACAGGCAACagattgtgaatattttttggctaTTACATTTAAAGACCCATGTAAGTTTTTATCATCTGATGATGATGTTTGGTCTCCATTTATGAAATCTGTAACTCCACGTATAACATGTGAAGCAAAaaag gGAGTTTATGTATTCAAAAATGGTTATTTGGATTTTACTAAAGCTTCACAACTAAATgtgttttttcaaaactattggAGGATACATTTAGAAATATTCAGCAATAAGAAACTTGTATATTGCCACTTGCTGGATTTTGAAATGGTGACTCTTAACCgtaaaaacagaagaaattaa